In Leptodesmis sichuanensis A121, the following are encoded in one genomic region:
- a CDS encoding GldG family protein, whose translation MKKLPAFKYLKYLIWLGPMLMIAGVSAGVVSGGWTAVPIALILVGLALIGVGLIVMGRVDMGGQPGAWNQRSLETGANALVTTLAVLAILGLINFLGAKYVWRVDLTENQQFTLSPQTQNVVRNLQEPVKVWVFDKQQNPQDRALLENYRRAGNKFSFEYVDPQAELGLAKQFEAKNFGDVVLELQPNNKRKQFVQTVSDRDRLSEAKLTNGLEQILSDRRANVYFLQGHGERPLEAGQPGAMSQAVKLLGEKNLVAKPLTLAASKEFPQDAAAVVIAGPQKPLLDGEVQALKNYLQRGGHLLLMVDPTNTDPKLDTLLKDWGITLDKRVAIDGSGGGKLINLGPADAIVTRYGDHPITKELQGNLSFFSLARPVQSTSVKDVKETPLLFTSDNSWAESNLQTQPLEFNPPADLQGPLVLGIALEKQTAPKSRLVVIGNSTFATDGLFDQVVNGDVFLNSVRWLEQPEQSTLSIRPKDTKNRRINLTAQQANLSSLLALILLPLLGFGTAAYVWWRRR comes from the coding sequence ATGAAAAAGTTGCCTGCATTTAAATACCTGAAATACCTGATCTGGCTGGGGCCGATGCTGATGATTGCGGGCGTATCAGCAGGGGTGGTTTCTGGGGGATGGACAGCAGTGCCGATCGCGCTCATCCTGGTGGGTCTTGCCTTGATCGGCGTGGGACTGATTGTCATGGGACGGGTAGACATGGGGGGACAACCGGGTGCCTGGAACCAGCGATCGCTGGAAACGGGTGCCAATGCCCTGGTTACAACCCTGGCGGTGCTGGCGATTCTGGGATTGATTAATTTCCTGGGGGCAAAGTACGTCTGGCGGGTGGATCTGACGGAGAATCAGCAATTCACGCTGTCGCCGCAGACACAGAACGTGGTACGGAATTTGCAAGAACCCGTCAAAGTCTGGGTGTTTGACAAGCAGCAAAATCCCCAGGATCGAGCTTTGCTGGAAAATTACCGCCGTGCGGGAAACAAGTTTAGTTTTGAGTATGTCGATCCGCAGGCTGAGTTGGGGTTGGCCAAGCAGTTTGAAGCCAAGAATTTTGGCGATGTGGTGCTGGAGCTGCAACCGAATAATAAACGCAAGCAGTTTGTGCAAACCGTGAGCGATCGCGATCGCCTGTCAGAAGCCAAACTCACGAATGGGTTGGAGCAAATTCTCAGCGATCGTCGTGCCAACGTTTACTTTTTACAGGGTCATGGAGAACGGCCTCTGGAAGCCGGACAACCGGGAGCCATGTCTCAGGCGGTGAAATTACTGGGTGAGAAAAATCTGGTTGCCAAACCGCTGACACTGGCAGCAAGTAAAGAGTTTCCCCAGGATGCGGCGGCAGTTGTCATTGCTGGCCCTCAGAAGCCTCTACTGGATGGGGAAGTGCAGGCGTTAAAGAATTACCTGCAACGGGGTGGTCACCTCCTGCTAATGGTTGACCCGACCAATACGGATCCCAAGCTGGACACGCTCTTAAAAGACTGGGGTATCACCCTGGATAAACGAGTCGCGATCGATGGGTCGGGGGGCGGCAAGTTAATTAATTTGGGGCCAGCGGATGCGATCGTGACCCGCTATGGCGACCATCCCATTACTAAAGAGCTACAGGGAAATCTTTCCTTTTTCTCCCTGGCGCGTCCGGTGCAATCCACATCTGTTAAAGATGTCAAAGAAACTCCCCTTCTGTTTACCAGCGACAACAGTTGGGCAGAAAGTAACCTGCAAACTCAGCCCCTGGAGTTTAATCCGCCTGCTGATTTGCAGGGGCCACTGGTGTTGGGCATCGCGCTGGAAAAGCAAACCGCTCCCAAATCGCGGTTGGTCGTCATTGGCAATTCTACCTTTGCCACCGATGGCCTATTTGATCAGGTGGTGAATGGCGATGTATTTCTGAACTCGGTACGTTGGCTAGAGCAACCGGAACAATCTACGCTCTCGATCCGCCCGAAGGATACTAAAAATCGCCGGATTAATCTGACGGCTCAACAGGCTAATTTATCCAGTCTGTTAGCCCTGATCCTCTTGCCATTACTGGGCTTTGGTACTGCAGCTTATGTCTGGTGGCGCCGCCGCTAA
- a CDS encoding metal ABC transporter permease codes for MLSWLLEPLNYEFMRHAIAIGIVVGILCPVVGSYLIVQRMALLGDVIAHCVLPGLSVSFFLGIDILIGAFASGILGALLIAWIRSQSRVKVDAAMALTFSSFFALGVMLITVLRNKIDLDNFLFGDILGVTITDIWRTGIIAAVILLVIRLAYKELLFYTFDRTGAQAMGLPVNAIYLGFMVMITLTIIASMQAVGVILVISLLIGPALTAYLLTRELHQMMLLGAVIGMTASVTGVYLSYYYNLPSGPAIVLVSSFLFVLALLFSPSQGVLTRPRLHHPPH; via the coding sequence ATGCTGAGTTGGCTTCTGGAACCACTGAATTATGAGTTTATGCGCCACGCGATCGCGATCGGGATCGTCGTCGGCATCTTGTGTCCAGTGGTCGGCAGCTACCTGATCGTGCAACGGATGGCGCTATTGGGGGATGTAATTGCCCATTGTGTGCTGCCTGGGCTGTCTGTCTCTTTTTTCCTCGGCATTGATATTCTGATTGGAGCCTTTGCTTCCGGCATCCTGGGAGCTTTGTTGATTGCCTGGATTCGTTCCCAGTCACGGGTAAAAGTCGATGCGGCGATGGCGCTCACCTTCTCCAGTTTCTTTGCGCTGGGGGTAATGCTGATTACGGTGCTGCGAAACAAAATTGATCTGGATAACTTCCTCTTTGGCGATATCCTGGGGGTTACGATTACTGACATCTGGCGTACCGGGATCATTGCAGCGGTAATTTTGCTGGTAATCCGGCTGGCTTATAAAGAACTGCTGTTTTACACCTTCGATCGCACGGGTGCCCAGGCAATGGGATTACCCGTTAATGCGATTTACCTGGGCTTTATGGTGATGATTACCCTGACCATCATTGCCAGTATGCAGGCTGTGGGAGTAATTCTGGTGATTTCCCTGCTGATTGGCCCTGCACTCACCGCCTACTTGCTGACGCGGGAACTGCATCAGATGATGTTGCTAGGAGCCGTTATCGGGATGACCGCCAGTGTAACGGGAGTTTACCTGAGTTATTATTACAACCTACCCTCTGGGCCTGCGATCGTTCTGGTTTCTTCATTTCTGTTCGTGCTGGCCTTGCTCTTTAGTCCGTCTCAAGGGGTGCTGACCCGTCCCCGGTTGCATCATCCACCCCATTGA
- a CDS encoding DUF2949 domain-containing protein gives MTIQKHQLIRFLQEDLAVPTEIIPVILPKCQNLNRLPVILWQYKLVTIADLDRVFQWIEGQCATQYKMTV, from the coding sequence ATGACTATTCAAAAACATCAGCTAATCCGCTTTCTACAGGAGGATTTAGCCGTTCCTACAGAAATCATTCCCGTCATTTTGCCCAAATGCCAAAACCTCAACCGCTTACCGGTTATCCTCTGGCAGTACAAACTGGTGACGATCGCTGACTTGGATCGAGTTTTTCAATGGATAGAAGGACAGTGTGCAACCCAATACAAAATGACGGTGTAG
- a CDS encoding MliC family protein, producing MKSINLSSAVFPLMITAMALPANAQQAQQFVKYQCNDGKTFEVQYFPDKAWMRLDNLRFELLPVEAVEGMKYSNGRTLLQTIGNKASIDVNFQPYLTECISQKDVAPFPNPNPFLP from the coding sequence ATGAAAAGCATCAACTTAAGTTCAGCGGTTTTCCCCCTGATGATTACGGCAATGGCCTTACCTGCCAACGCTCAACAAGCTCAACAGTTTGTTAAATATCAGTGTAATGATGGGAAAACCTTTGAAGTTCAGTATTTTCCAGATAAAGCCTGGATGCGGTTGGATAATCTCAGGTTTGAATTGCTCCCAGTAGAGGCAGTTGAGGGGATGAAGTATTCCAATGGTCGAACCCTGCTACAGACCATCGGCAATAAGGCATCTATTGACGTTAACTTTCAGCCCTATCTTACAGAATGCATTTCTCAAAAAGATGTGGCTCCCTTTCCAAATCCAAATCCTTTTCTTCCCTAA